The following are encoded together in the Neomonachus schauinslandi chromosome 15, ASM220157v2, whole genome shotgun sequence genome:
- the LOC110592846 gene encoding nucleoside diphosphate kinase B, whose product MAHQERTFIAIKPDGVQRGLVGEIIKRFEQKGFRLVAMKFLQASEELLQQHYLDLKDRPFFPGLVKYMHSGPVVAMVWEGLNVVKTGRMMLGETNPADSKPGTIRGDFCIQVGRNIIHGSDSVKSAEKEISLWFKPEELVNYKSCAFDWIYE is encoded by the exons ATGGCCCACCAGGAGCGCACGTTCATCGCCATCAAGCCGGACGGCGTGCAGCGCGGCCTGGTGGGCGAGATCATCAAGCGCTTCGAGCAGAAGGGGTTCCGCCTCGTGGCCATGAAGTTCCTGCAG GCCTCCGAGGAGCTCCTGCAGCAGCACTACCTTGACCTGAAGGACCGTCCCTTTTTCCCGGGGCTGGTGAAGTACATGCACTCCGGGCCCGTTGTGGCCATG GTCTGGGAGGGACTGAATGTGGTGAAGACGGGGCGAATGATGCTTGGGGAGACCAACCCCGCGGATTCTAAGCCCGGCACCATTCGTGGGGACTTCTGCATTCAAGTTGGCAG GAACATCATTCATGGCAGTGATTCCGTAAAAAGTGCAGAGAAAGAAATCAGCCTCTGGTTTAAGCCTGAAGAGTTGGTTAACTACAAGTCTTGTGCTTTTGACTGGATCTATGAATAA